The following proteins are encoded in a genomic region of Sorangiineae bacterium MSr12523:
- a CDS encoding MBL fold metallo-hydrolase produces MGSRFRVIAASAMFAVSTMVAGVGSSGCGASEAAHSRPASSQLGVFTSDAAGFETHSFWYDTGREVVVFDAQFTEALARKVIAEIHAATASPIRYVVVTHPNPDKFNGASAFRAEGARIVASKATAAAIPDVHAYKKHYFVEVAKMFTAETYPAQATIDETFEGDFSLPLTGEGRVELHELKHAGVSSTQTVAYVPGIGALVVGDLVHVGAHAWLEGGIVHGAPQPRVDDWKLALDELLAYPGATVYGGRGASAKVEDAVAAQKRYLDGMHRLVADYVKSLGPRKSELLGDGGAPHYQALTQKAEKAFPELSLSYLIAYGVYGLAGQIASGS; encoded by the coding sequence ATGGGTTCACGTTTTCGAGTCATCGCGGCGAGCGCGATGTTTGCAGTTTCGACAATGGTCGCAGGGGTTGGCTCTTCGGGGTGTGGGGCGTCGGAGGCTGCGCATTCCCGACCGGCGTCGAGCCAATTGGGAGTCTTTACGTCGGATGCGGCCGGCTTCGAGACGCACTCGTTCTGGTACGACACGGGGCGCGAGGTCGTCGTGTTCGATGCGCAATTCACCGAGGCGTTGGCGCGCAAGGTGATTGCCGAGATTCACGCGGCCACGGCGTCGCCGATACGGTATGTGGTGGTCACGCACCCCAACCCGGACAAATTCAACGGGGCATCGGCATTTCGCGCGGAGGGTGCACGCATCGTGGCGAGCAAGGCGACGGCCGCCGCCATTCCCGACGTGCACGCGTACAAGAAGCATTACTTCGTCGAAGTTGCCAAAATGTTCACCGCGGAAACGTACCCCGCACAGGCCACCATCGACGAGACCTTCGAGGGAGATTTCTCCCTTCCGTTGACCGGAGAGGGGCGTGTGGAGTTGCACGAGTTGAAACACGCGGGCGTCTCCTCCACGCAAACGGTGGCCTATGTGCCAGGCATCGGCGCACTGGTGGTCGGCGATCTGGTGCACGTGGGCGCGCACGCATGGCTCGAGGGTGGAATCGTGCACGGTGCGCCGCAGCCGCGGGTGGACGATTGGAAGCTGGCCCTGGACGAGCTTCTCGCATACCCCGGTGCCACCGTTTACGGAGGACGAGGGGCGAGCGCCAAAGTCGAAGACGCCGTCGCAGCCCAAAAGCGGTATCTCGATGGCATGCACCGATTGGTGGCGGATTATGTGAAAAGCCTCGGACCCCGCAAAAGCGAGCTCCTGGGCGACGGCGGCGCGCCGCATTACCAGGCATTGACGCAAAAAGCCGAAAAGGCGTTTCCCGAGCTTTCTCTCTCGTATTTGATTGCGTATGGCGTTTACGGCCTCGCGGGACAAATTGCGAGTGGTTCTTGA
- a CDS encoding sigma 54-interacting transcriptional regulator — protein MDSVLDMGGVDAFLARVHASSYFEEAAAHTLAAMLSEVEGALVGSVHSQGARMARGMVHLRPSDGYRQLVVLEAGAHEAVAPEPGSTRLPSMTAWRLVAKHRCAAAIDVNFGRIEPEDSVAPAEWSHAFGNAGSSQDKGETRQRLLERGTTHVYVLPLRGAGGAIEGMISLEAECRAAVGQPFIWSACASRLRTLADIATPHLTALPLRPVVTEEQDPLLPVQGEAMKGLVRMLRVFALQDETILLSGATGTGKSRLARWCHERSPYRKGPFEVLDLSTVPEDLQLAELFGWRKGAFTGAARDHGGAVERAAKGTLFIDEIDKLSMRAQAGLLYMLETRAYRVLGDSGGERRAQARFIVGTNANLQAAVRAQRFREDLYYRINVLPVRLPALSERPDEIPAWARFMLERRHRERDSAGSVDLTSAAERRLLTFAWPGNLRQLDNVMRRAYTVALAEQGGVQHAFAVDEPHLTRALAYEDAEPSRSLVELLHAAATAFVREAERRAALGTPLELDLANVFPGMVLAAATEKLENRDEAFRLFGRDAQVKSRNHHRVLRRELERVEALFRALGIDSGSPFGRLLDGLAEDG, from the coding sequence GTGGACTCCGTGTTGGATATGGGCGGGGTGGACGCCTTTTTGGCGCGGGTGCACGCATCGAGCTATTTCGAAGAGGCGGCGGCGCACACGCTCGCAGCCATGCTCTCCGAAGTGGAAGGTGCGCTGGTCGGAAGTGTCCATTCGCAGGGCGCTCGAATGGCGCGCGGCATGGTTCATTTGCGACCCTCCGATGGATATCGGCAGCTCGTGGTCCTCGAGGCCGGGGCCCACGAGGCCGTTGCACCCGAGCCAGGATCGACGCGCCTTCCATCGATGACCGCGTGGCGCCTGGTCGCGAAGCACCGTTGTGCAGCCGCCATCGACGTCAATTTCGGACGCATCGAACCGGAGGATTCCGTTGCACCTGCGGAGTGGAGCCATGCTTTCGGAAACGCGGGAAGCAGCCAGGACAAAGGCGAAACACGGCAGCGCCTTCTCGAGCGCGGCACGACCCACGTCTATGTGCTTCCGTTGCGCGGCGCAGGCGGTGCCATCGAGGGAATGATCTCGCTCGAGGCGGAGTGCCGCGCCGCCGTGGGTCAGCCTTTCATATGGAGTGCGTGTGCATCGCGCTTGCGCACGCTCGCAGATATTGCAACTCCGCACCTCACTGCGTTACCGCTTCGCCCCGTGGTGACCGAGGAGCAGGACCCCTTGCTGCCCGTGCAAGGTGAGGCGATGAAAGGACTCGTTCGCATGCTGCGCGTTTTCGCGCTGCAGGACGAGACGATTCTATTGTCCGGCGCGACCGGCACCGGCAAATCGCGCCTTGCGCGCTGGTGTCATGAGCGCTCGCCCTATCGAAAGGGGCCATTCGAAGTACTGGATCTTTCGACCGTGCCGGAAGATCTGCAGTTGGCAGAATTGTTTGGCTGGCGCAAAGGTGCTTTCACCGGTGCCGCGCGCGATCATGGCGGTGCCGTCGAGCGCGCCGCCAAAGGCACCTTGTTCATCGACGAGATCGACAAGCTCTCGATGCGTGCCCAGGCGGGCCTCCTCTACATGCTCGAAACGCGCGCGTACCGCGTGCTGGGCGATAGCGGCGGCGAACGGCGTGCGCAGGCGCGCTTCATCGTGGGGACCAATGCCAATTTGCAGGCCGCGGTGCGCGCCCAGCGCTTTCGCGAGGACCTCTATTACCGTATCAACGTGCTCCCCGTTCGCTTGCCCGCGCTCAGCGAGCGTCCCGACGAGATCCCCGCGTGGGCGCGTTTCATGCTCGAACGGCGTCATCGCGAGCGCGATTCTGCGGGCAGCGTCGATCTCACGTCCGCCGCGGAACGGCGCCTGCTCACGTTCGCGTGGCCAGGTAATTTGCGACAACTCGACAACGTGATGCGCCGCGCATACACCGTGGCGCTCGCAGAGCAAGGCGGGGTGCAGCATGCGTTCGCCGTCGACGAACCTCACCTCACACGCGCCCTTGCCTACGAGGACGCGGAGCCGAGTCGCTCGCTGGTCGAGCTGCTCCACGCGGCGGCGACCGCGTTCGTTCGCGAGGCGGAGCGCCGCGCTGCTTTGGGCACGCCCCTTGAACTGGACCTCGCCAATGTGTTCCCCGGAATGGTCCTGGCTGCGGCCACGGAAAAGCTCGAGAACCGCGATGAAGCGTTTCGCCTCTTCGGGCGCGATGCGCAGGTCAAAAGCCGCAACCACCACCGGGTGCTTCGCCGCGAGCTCGAGCGCGTCGAGGCTCTCTTTCGCGCGCTCGGGATCGACTCCGGCTCCCCCTTCGGCCGGCTCCTCGATGGGCTCGCGGAAGATGGCTAG
- a CDS encoding VCBS repeat-containing protein, with protein sequence MASTVPILLLGAFAFGCAGPNHPQPRRRPVVLTSAEPFGSIYLRQPSFETAMDGSFATGITFADINGDGMPDVVVANGNDMSPQPLVVYTNHCSSKRTSCFTPYPQWYSSDFDYQANVAVGDIDHDGWLDVAVCVPLDKSRRSQGGSVKIYMNRKGRLESAPSQRIADGYGTFACTLADVNADGLLDLVVGAFNAPPSPVASVPRGSMRTAPAGVREPARIYLNEGGRFHTVSDWKSDNGMFAMSSLAADFDQDGWMDVAMGTERVFTYRGSAPSGNGVPIVRAPAWSSEPTPGLALSLDAGTIGSDAALTLAVSRGCIPGDANCTSDFALFRPSAGPLPVWKSAPNQLAAMLLLADLNDDHLLDLVGGQWGDHVQGGPLWFFQGQLGGTFSSEPDFRTDGSGSAVAEALMVADTRCRAVTDRNYALRPKARGAVITLPDRRVASIVAVVVNGRSLSPDEWAFAVGQNWISLAHPYEPNADIRVSYRASPVQDLIEATWSPQRGNLLFDSFLTAPAK encoded by the coding sequence ATGGCTAGCACCGTTCCAATCCTGCTCCTCGGCGCGTTCGCGTTTGGCTGCGCGGGGCCCAATCATCCGCAGCCCCGCAGGCGCCCGGTCGTGTTGACCAGCGCCGAACCTTTTGGCTCGATCTACCTGCGCCAGCCGTCGTTCGAGACCGCCATGGACGGCTCCTTCGCCACGGGCATCACCTTTGCCGACATCAACGGCGACGGAATGCCCGATGTGGTCGTGGCCAATGGCAACGACATGAGCCCGCAGCCGCTCGTGGTTTACACGAACCATTGTTCATCGAAACGAACCTCGTGCTTCACGCCCTACCCGCAGTGGTACTCGAGCGACTTCGATTACCAGGCCAACGTGGCCGTCGGCGACATCGATCACGATGGCTGGCTCGATGTCGCGGTGTGCGTGCCCTTGGACAAATCGCGGCGCAGCCAGGGCGGCAGCGTCAAAATCTACATGAATCGCAAGGGCCGGCTGGAAAGTGCCCCCTCCCAGCGCATTGCCGACGGGTATGGCACCTTCGCATGCACATTGGCCGACGTGAATGCAGACGGACTGCTCGATCTCGTGGTGGGGGCGTTCAACGCGCCGCCGTCGCCCGTAGCCTCCGTGCCACGCGGCTCCATGCGCACCGCCCCCGCCGGCGTTCGCGAGCCCGCGCGGATTTACCTCAACGAGGGCGGCCGGTTTCACACGGTGAGCGATTGGAAAAGCGACAATGGCATGTTCGCCATGAGCTCCCTTGCGGCCGACTTCGATCAAGACGGCTGGATGGATGTCGCCATGGGCACGGAACGCGTTTTCACCTACCGAGGCTCCGCACCCTCGGGAAATGGCGTTCCCATCGTGCGGGCTCCCGCCTGGAGCTCCGAGCCGACACCCGGCCTTGCGTTATCCCTCGACGCAGGGACCATCGGAAGTGACGCCGCGCTGACCCTTGCCGTTTCGCGCGGCTGCATCCCCGGCGATGCGAATTGCACGAGCGACTTTGCGCTTTTTCGCCCGAGCGCCGGGCCTTTGCCCGTTTGGAAATCTGCCCCGAATCAGCTGGCCGCCATGCTCTTGCTGGCCGATCTCAACGATGACCACCTGCTCGATCTCGTTGGCGGCCAATGGGGCGACCATGTTCAGGGCGGACCGCTCTGGTTCTTTCAAGGGCAGCTGGGGGGAACCTTTTCCTCCGAGCCCGACTTCCGCACCGATGGCTCGGGAAGTGCAGTGGCCGAGGCGCTCATGGTCGCCGACACCCGATGCCGCGCCGTTACGGATCGCAACTATGCGTTGCGCCCCAAAGCACGTGGCGCCGTCATCACGTTGCCCGATCGCCGCGTCGCATCCATCGTGGCCGTCGTCGTGAACGGTCGCAGCCTTTCACCCGATGAATGGGCATTCGCCGTCGGCCAAAACTGGATTTCACTCGCACATCCGTACGAACCCAATGCCGATATTCGGGTTAGTTACCGCGCATCCCCGGTGCAAGATTTGATTGAGGCCACCTGGAGTCCTCAGCGCGGAAATCTTCTTTTTGACAGCTTCCTGACCGCACCCGCGAAATAG
- a CDS encoding helix-turn-helix transcriptional regulator produces MGSIVDVDTARAPAFGLKDDHAPFHSAPHAHARHQILYAVSGVLSLEAESSQWVLPPERAAWIPAGVVHVVRTRVPIRLRTIYMARSLVRSAPAACCVFGVTSLAREMILHSMQWGPGTRPDDPVAKPFFAALAALVPGWIADEKPYRLPVAKSPELARAMRFALDHLEGELSAEDGARAAGVSVRTLTRRFAEETGTSWRAFVHTARMLRAMELLSSPKVRVTETAYAVGFNSLGAFTAAFTEFAGETPKDYRQRRSAIE; encoded by the coding sequence ATGGGCTCGATCGTCGACGTCGACACGGCACGGGCGCCCGCGTTCGGGTTGAAGGACGATCATGCGCCGTTTCACTCGGCGCCGCATGCGCATGCGCGGCATCAGATCCTCTATGCCGTTTCGGGTGTCCTTTCGCTGGAGGCGGAGTCCTCGCAATGGGTGCTGCCCCCGGAGCGCGCGGCGTGGATTCCCGCAGGCGTCGTCCACGTCGTGCGCACGCGGGTGCCGATTCGGCTGCGCACCATTTACATGGCGCGGTCGCTCGTGCGCTCGGCGCCTGCGGCGTGCTGCGTCTTTGGGGTAACGTCGCTCGCGCGGGAAATGATTCTTCATTCCATGCAGTGGGGGCCGGGGACGCGGCCCGACGATCCCGTTGCCAAACCGTTCTTCGCCGCGCTCGCGGCGCTCGTACCTGGGTGGATCGCCGACGAAAAGCCGTATCGGCTGCCCGTGGCCAAAAGTCCCGAGCTGGCGCGCGCCATGCGCTTTGCGCTCGATCATCTCGAGGGCGAGCTTTCCGCCGAGGACGGCGCGCGCGCGGCGGGCGTGTCGGTGCGAACGCTGACGCGTCGCTTTGCCGAGGAGACAGGCACCTCGTGGCGCGCTTTCGTGCATACTGCACGGATGCTGCGCGCCATGGAGCTCTTGTCATCGCCCAAGGTGCGTGTGACGGAAACGGCCTACGCGGTAGGGTTCAACAGCCTAGGGGCCTTCACCGCGGCCTTCACCGAATTTGCCGGCGAGACGCCAAAGGACTACCGACAGCGCCGATCCGCAATCGAGTGA